One Amaranthus tricolor cultivar Red isolate AtriRed21 chromosome 1, ASM2621246v1, whole genome shotgun sequence DNA window includes the following coding sequences:
- the LOC130800977 gene encoding uncharacterized protein LOC130800977, which produces MGLQISESTNHTHKIFLLCNYILLGSASSCIFLTLSLRLFPSVVGFLFILLHIITICAAVSGCAASSANMGGSHKWYAIHMVATVLTAIFQGSVAVLIFTTTSNFLGALKSYVREEDGAVILKLAGGLCILMFCLEWVVMSLAFVLKYHACLDGSRSGNVNGGGKEDDLKNWPWPLQV; this is translated from the coding sequence ATGGGTCTCCAAATCTCAGAATCCACCAATCACACCCATAAAATCTTCCTATTATGCAATTACATCCTTTTAGGATCCGCCTCAAGCTGCATCTTCTTAACTCTTTCTCTCCGTCTATTCCCTTCTGTCGTCGGCTTCCTCTTCATTCTCCTCCACATAATCACAATCTGTGCAGCAGTCTCAGGTTGCGCCGCCTCTTCCGCAAACATGGGAGGGTCACATAAATGGTATGCCATTCATATGGTGGCAACAGTTTTAACGGCTATATTTCAGGGATCAGTGGCAGTGTTAATCTTTACGACTACATCAAATTTCTTGGGTGCTTTGAAATCGTATGTAAGAGAAGAAGATGGGGCTGTGATTTTGAAATTGGCTGGAGGGTTATGTATATTGATGTTCTGTTTGGAATGGGTTGTTATGAGTTTGGCTTTTGTGTTGAAGTATCATGCTTGTTTGGATGGGAGTAGGAGTGGAAATGTTAATGGAGGTGGGAAAGAAGACGATTTGAAGAATTGGCCATGGCCACTCCAGGTTTAA
- the LOC130800208 gene encoding calcium sensing receptor, chloroplastic codes for MLPVCSATRCSSHSQILLNDGLRYLTRSQKMFGVRCLSGDTSIPSMSNGLCPGGFLQKEAVNSLNYDFVDGHKMLLNEWSYSTGKMNDAFLRGREHLTFVEDSAAFVSQDNQLGYDVVNSADILLGTPNKEAISIVDLVSDSTSNVSDTVSSSSQSMPPSSTSFESVLSQTNESVRASFVKGESALNSFVDNITSTITDVIKEGNETIEKLTSKVLSSFDQAGDLARAKLNSLPSSLQQSSGKAGIVALDLLRKTILVVEDSLVKGSKFVYYSYETFKEFLPPEIQNGIKSFEDKSSDILRPVGMVFLQVYSSIEGVERSLGLDPSDPIIPFVLFFGTASSLWAVYWLVTFSGYAGDVSPEVAFEFLSGKDSAILVDVRTEDLRERDGIPDLRRAARFRYADVSLPKVDGSLRKLMKSSKDLDDSLTAAVIRDLKNVQDRSKIIVMDADGSNAKGIARSLRKLGVKRPYVLQGGFKSWIDSGLRAKELKPETAFTILNEEAEAILEELKPTPVQVLGVTVGSVAALYALLEWETTLQFIGIIGLAQTIYRRLASYQGPEDIRKDVSLLLSPVKLGAQAVQWAGGKVETNGNGLPLSPSSSDVQNRVLQAAAKHESQPFDAEGSSQDTLLTSTKTGDENVGQAEA; via the exons ATGTTGCCTGTATGCTCAGCCACCCGTTGTTCTTCTCACTCACAG ATTTTGTTAAATGATGGGTTACGGTACCTCACTCGATCACAAAAGATGTTTGGTGTCCGATGCCTTTCAGGAGACACATCAATTCCTAGCATGTCGAATGGACTATGTCCCGGGGGATTTCTTCAAAAGGAAGCTGTAAATTCTCTCAATTATGATTTTGTTGATGGGCATAAAATGTTATTGAATGAATGGAGTTACTCTACTGGAAAGATGAATGATGCATTTTTAAGAGGCCGAGAACATCTAACCTTTGTGGAGGATTCTGCTGCCTTTGTGTCACAAGATAATCAGCTAGGATACGACGTGGTAAATAGTGCTGATATCTTGTTAGGAACTCCTAATAAAGAGGCAATCTCTATTGTGGATCTTGTCTCTGACAGTACAAGCAATGTGTCTGACACTGTTAGTTCCAGTTCTCAGTCAATGCCTCCTTCCAGCACTAGTTTTGAGAGTGTTCTTTCTCAAACAAATGAATCAGTAAGAGCTTCTTTCGTTAAGGGGGAAAGTGCATTGAATAGCTTTGTGGATAATATTACTTCAACGATAACAGACGTTATCAAGGAGGGCAATGAGACAATTGAAAAACTAACTTCTAAAGTGCTTTCCTCTTTTGATCAAGCCGGCGATCTTGCACGTGCTAAACTGAACAGTCTTCCGAGTAGCCTGCAGCAGTCCAGCGGAAAAGCTGGCATTGTAGCTCTTGATTTACTAAGAAAGACTATTCTTGTGGTTGAAGATTCTTTAGTTAAGGGAAGTAAATTTGTCTACTACTCATATGAGACTTTTAAAGAGTTTCTTCCACCAGAGATTCAGAATGGAATCAAATCATTTGAGGATAAATCTAGTGATATTTTGAGGCCAGTGGGGATGGTTTTCCTGCAG GTATACTCTTCCATTGAAGGGGTGGAGAGAAGTTTAGGCTTAGACCCCTCGGACCCAATCATCCCATTTGTTCTTTTCTTTGGCACTGCATCTTCTTTATG GGCTGTATATTGGCTGGTCACTTTCAGTGGGTATGCTGGAGATGTGTCTCCTGAAGTGGCTTTTGAGTTCTTGTCAGGGAAGGATAGTGCTATCCTTGTAGACGTCAGGACTGAG GATCTGAGGGAACGAGATGGAATCCCTGATCTTAGACGAGCAGCGAGATTTCGGTATGCTGATGTATCCTTGCCCAAG GTTGACGGTTCTTTGAGGAAATTAATGAAGAGCAGCAAAGATCTTGATGACTCATTAACAGCCGCAGTGATTCGAGATTTGAAGAATGTTCAA GACAGGTCCAAAATCATAGTTATGGATGCTGATGGAAGTAATGCAAAAGGAATTGCAAGATCCTTAAGGAAGCTCGGGGTTAAG AGACCATATGTCCTCCAGGGTGGTTTCAAGTCCTGGATTGATAGTGGCCTTCGTGCTAAGGAGCTGAAACCTGAGACTGCATTTACCATACTCAACGAG GAAGCAGAGGCAATCCTTGAAGAGTTGAAGCCCACTCCAGTGCAAGTCTTAGGGGTCACAGTG GGTTCTGTTGCTGCATTGTATGCATTGTTAG AATGGGAGACAACTTTGCAATTTATTGGTATTATTGGGCTTGCCCAG ACTATATATCGCCGACTGGCTTCTTATCAGGGTCCTGAAGACATCAGAAAGGATGTCAG CTTGTTGCTTTCTCCTGTGAAACTTGGAGCACAGGCTGTGCAATGGGCTGGTGGGAAAGTAGAAACGAATGGCAATGGACTTCCATTGTCGCCATCATCATCGGATGTCCAGAACCGTGTATTGCAGGCTGCAGCTAAACACGAGTCCCAACCTTTTGATGCTGAGGGATCATCGCAAGACACGCTGCTCACATCTACCAAAACAGGAGATGAGAACGTGGGTCAAGCAGAGGCGTAA
- the LOC130806906 gene encoding uncharacterized protein LOC130806906, producing MHELPLFVNNKGKPIHGIMRKMSTKYKVSKKTISRIWSQVKQQQQQNSFPINVNSKRVGKKSRGQIIFDDTKFKSLEKAKKTSQAVVAKAMDDEGINFRFNDVSNIVHIDEKLFYFTRAQQTYYLTPREEEPHRDIQSKRYVPKIMFMCAVAKPLFSNDGELIFDGKIGIFPFTTQVPA from the exons ATGCATGAGTTGCCTTTGTTTGTCAACAATAAAGGCAAGCCAATACATGGAATCATGAGGAAGATGTCAACAAAATACAAAGTCAGTAAAAAGACTATTTCAAGAATATGGAGCCAAGTcaaacagcaacaacaacaaaactCATTCCCAATAAATGTAAACAGCAAAAGGGTTGGGAAGAAATCAAGGGGACAAATCATCTTTGATGACACCAAGTTTAAAAGCCTAGAGAAAGCCAAAAAAACAAGTCAAGCTGTTGTTGCCAAAGCAATGG ATGATGAGGGAATCAATTTTAGATTCAATGACGTGTCAAACATTGTACATATAGATGAGAAACTATTTTATTTCACTAGGGCACAACAAACATACTATCTCACACCTAGGGAGGAGGAACCACATAGAGATATTCAATCGAAAAGATATGTGCCCaaaatcatgtttatgtgtgcaGTGGCTAAACCTTTGTTTTCAAATGATGGTGAACTAATATTTGATGGAAAGATTGGAATCTTTCCTTTTACAACTCAGGTACCAGCTTAG